In the Clupea harengus unplaced genomic scaffold, Ch_v2.0.2, whole genome shotgun sequence genome, one interval contains:
- the mtmr2 gene encoding myotubularin-related protein 2, whose protein sequence is MEKSGSVDSLGSKQSSSRQPSVDSLSSSSTTSRSDRSSQAKPPSAVSSDSVSVSDLPLSPEQLRANIRNKPVPKVIRDSHKDEPQMLTKETVQDMAKDVTYICPFIGALRGTLTVTNYRLFFRCMDRDAALVLDIPLGVLSRVEKIGAATSRGEVSYGIVCKDIRNLRFVHKQPDDTLKKSIFENLMKFAFPVSNGQPLFACEYDQVFPENGWKVYDALAEYKRQGLPNESWRISKVNDHYELCDTYPSTLVVPVTIPDEELKRVAAFRAKGRISVLSWIHPESQATITRCSQPMVGANGKCSKEDEKLLQAIMDANAQSHKLFIFDARPSVNAAANKMKGGGFESEDAYQNAELVFLDIQNLHVMRESLRKLKEVVYPNIDEAHWLSNLESTHWLEHIKAVLAGALRIADKVESGKTSVVVHCSDGWDRTPQLTSLAMLMLDAHYRTIRGFQVLLEKEWLSFGHRFQLRIGHGDKNHTDADRSPVFLQFIDCVWQMTRQFPAAFEFNEYFLITILDHLYSCLFGTFMCNSEQQRLKEELPKKTVSLWSLINSQLEEFCNPLYVNYSSHVLFPVVSMRHLELWVGYYIRWNPRMRPQEPLHQRYKELLAKRAELQKRVEELQREVANRAAASSSERAGSPTRSITPVQTFV, encoded by the exons ATGGAAAAGAGTGGAAGCGTCGATAGTTTGGGTTCCAAACAATCATCCTCCCGGCAGCCGAGTGTTGATTCACTATCCAG TTCCTCTACGACGTCACGGTCTGACCGTTCCTCTCAGGCAAAGCCTCCTTCAGCTGTATCCTCGGATTCAGTTTCGGTATCAGACTTGCCCTTGTCCCCCGAGCAGCTACGG GCAAACATAAGAAACAAACCAGTCCCCAAGGTGATCAGAGACTCACACAAAGATGAACCACAGATGTTGACCAAGGAGACTGTTCAAGACATGG CCAAAGATGTGACATACATTTGCCCATTCATTGGAGCACTTAGAGGGACCTTGACTGTCACAAACTACCGACTGTTTTTCAGATGTATGGATAGG GATGCAGCCTTAGTTTTGGATATACCTCTTGGCGTGTTGAGTCGTGTGGAGAAGATTGGAGCAGCTACAAGTCGTGGAGAGGTGTCTTACGGGATTGTCTGCAAA GATATCCGAAACCTGCGTTTTGTACATAAACAGCCAGATGATACTCTGAAGAAATCCATCTTCGAGAACCTCATGAAATTCGCCTTCCCTGTTTCTAATGGACAG CCTCTCTTTGCCTGTGAGTATGACCAGGTTTTCCCTGAGAATGGATGGAAAGTATATGACGCCCTGGCTGAGTATAAACGACAG GGACTGCCCAATGAAAGCTGGAGGATATCTAAAGTAAATGACCATTATGAGCTGTGTGATACATACCCCTCCACCCTTGTTGTTCCGGTAACCATCCCCGATGAGGAGCTGAAGAGGGTAGCTGCCTTTAGGGCCAAGGGCCGCATTTCA GTGTTGTCATGGATACACCCGGAGAGCCAGGCGACGATAACACGCTGTAGCCAGCCCATGGTTGGAGCGAATGGGAAGTGTAGCAAAGAGGATGAGAAACTACTGCAAGCCATAATGGATGCCAACGCACAGTCTCACAAACTCTTCATATTTGATGCCAGGCCAAGTGTGAATGCAGCAGCCAATAAG atgAAGGGTGGTGGTTTTGAGAGTGAAGATGCATATCAGAATGCCGAGCTGGTGTTTCTGGATATCCAAAATCTCCACGTCATGCGGGAATCACTACGAAAACTGAAGGAGGTGGTATATCCCAACATTGATGAGGCCCACTGGCTTTCAAATCTGGAGTCCACCCACTGGCTTGAGCATATCAAG GCTGTTCTGGCGGGAGCGCTGCGGATTGCAGATAAAGTGGAGTCGGGCAAGACCTCTGTGGTGGTGCACTGCAGTGATGGCTGGGACCGCACTCCTCAGCTGACCTCCTTAGCCATGCTAATGCTGGATGCTCACTACAGAACTATCAGAGGTTTCCAGGTGCTGCTGGAGAAAGAGTGGCTCAGCTTTGGTCACCGCTTCCAACTG AGGATTGGCCATGGAGACAAGAACCACACCGACGCTGATCGCTCTCCAGTCTTCCTGCAGTTCATCGACTGCGTTTGGCAGATGACTCGGCAG TTTCCTGCTGCATTTGAATTTAATGAGTACTTCCTCATCACCATCCTGGACCATCTATACAGCTGCTTGTTTGGGACATTTATGTGTAATAGTGAACAGCAGCGACTCAAAGAG GAATTACCAAAGAAGACTGTATCACTGTGGTCTTTAATTAATAGCCAGCTTGAAGAGTTTTGTAACCCTTTGTATGTGAACTACTCCTCCCATGTACTGTTTCCTGTGGTCAGCATGCGCCATCTAGAGCTTTGGGTGGGGTATTACATCCGCTGGAACCCTCGCATGAGACCACAG gAGCCTTTGCACCAGCGATACAAAGAGCTTCTAGCAAAGCGAGCCGAGCTCCagaagagagtggaggagcTACAGCGTGAGGTGGCCAATCGGGCCGCGGCGTCGTCCTCAGAGAGGGCTGGTTCTCCCACGCGCTCCATCACACCTGTGCAGACATTCGTGTGA